A genomic stretch from Hydrogenimonas urashimensis includes:
- a CDS encoding HlyD family type I secretion periplasmic adaptor subunit, translating to MAKRKEQLSERELAYLESLSQAVLHSTPRRSRIILYFWLVTVAAFLLWASIAKVDEIVRSQGKIVPSGENKTLQNLEGGIVEEILVKEGDAVKKGEVLLKIKNVKSKTELAGYLSKYNELAARASRLRAQAKNRPLTFDPVMRKAHPDLVAREKSLYEANMGRLAAQVETFKRQIRQKREQLKEARAKLKNLRHSYELIEEEVKMSEPMVKEGVKSRVDFLKLQREANAILTEIDSVKNSIPRIESAILEINSRIKEAKLDFRSKSEKEMNEALGEMERLTEKIKAFRDSVNRTLVRSPVDGLVKKLYVNTIGGVVKPGMDLVEIVPLDKNLIAEVKVSPKDIAFIYPGQKALVKFTAYDFAIYGGLSGKVVGISPDTVTDKKERTFYIVRIKTDKNFLFSNGKELKIIPGMVVNADIITGKRTILDYLLKPILNSKDYIFTEH from the coding sequence ATGGCAAAGCGTAAAGAGCAGCTCAGCGAACGGGAGCTCGCCTATCTTGAAAGCCTGAGTCAGGCGGTGCTGCACTCGACCCCCAGACGCAGCCGTATCATTCTCTATTTCTGGCTGGTGACCGTCGCGGCTTTCTTGCTTTGGGCCTCCATCGCCAAAGTGGATGAGATCGTCCGTTCCCAGGGAAAGATCGTCCCATCCGGCGAAAACAAGACACTTCAAAACCTCGAAGGGGGTATCGTCGAGGAGATTCTCGTCAAGGAGGGGGATGCCGTCAAAAAAGGCGAGGTGCTGCTGAAAATCAAAAACGTCAAATCGAAAACGGAACTGGCCGGCTATCTGAGCAAATACAACGAACTGGCCGCGAGGGCCAGCCGGCTCCGTGCGCAGGCGAAGAACAGGCCTTTGACGTTCGATCCTGTCATGCGCAAGGCGCATCCGGACCTGGTGGCGCGGGAAAAAAGCCTTTACGAGGCCAACATGGGCCGCCTTGCGGCGCAGGTCGAGACATTCAAAAGGCAGATCCGCCAGAAAAGGGAGCAGCTCAAAGAGGCCAGGGCGAAGCTCAAAAACCTCCGGCACAGCTACGAACTGATCGAAGAAGAGGTCAAAATGAGCGAACCGATGGTCAAAGAGGGGGTCAAATCGCGTGTCGACTTTCTGAAACTCCAGCGGGAAGCCAATGCCATCTTGACGGAAATCGACAGTGTCAAAAATTCGATACCCCGCATAGAGTCCGCGATCTTGGAAATCAACAGCCGCATCAAAGAGGCGAAGCTGGATTTTCGGAGCAAATCGGAAAAGGAGATGAACGAGGCCCTGGGAGAGATGGAGCGGCTCACCGAAAAGATCAAGGCGTTCCGCGATTCCGTGAACCGTACGCTTGTCCGCTCACCGGTGGACGGACTGGTCAAAAAACTCTACGTCAATACGATCGGTGGGGTCGTCAAGCCCGGAATGGACCTGGTCGAGATCGTGCCGTTGGACAAAAACCTGATCGCGGAAGTGAAGGTGAGCCCCAAAGATATCGCCTTCATCTATCCGGGGCAGAAAGCACTCGTGAAATTCACCGCTTACGACTTCGCTATCTACGGGGGGCTGAGCGGCAAGGTCGTGGGAATCAGTCCCGACACGGTCACCGACAAAAAAGAGAGGACTTTCTACATCGTCCGCATCAAAACCGACAAGAATTTTCTCTTTTCCAACGGAAAAGAGCTGAAAATCATTCCAGGAATGGTTGTAAATGCCGATATTATCACAGGCAAGCGGACGATTCTCGATTATCTGCTCAAGCCGATACTCAACAGCAAAGACTATATTTTCACGGAGCATTGA
- a CDS encoding type I secretion system permease/ATPase yields MKPENTAYDSLLNSLVLFTKLYHKPYSAESLTHGLPLENEEGRPVLFSVNKARGLMSRAAQRAGLKSTFVKKDLDEISPLFLPMILLLKNRESCILESFSPDGKEAKIVLPDAGESHEWVDVETLEKEYTGYGFLLKRIYDYGEREQKRLNLDVKHWFWDSIRHSYSIYKDVIMASILVNIFVLATPLFTRTVYNRVIPNQAVETLWYFAGGVVVIYLIDLFLKLTRTYFLEIAAKKSDIIMSSVIFEKVLDMQMKAMPKSVGSFASNLKDFDAIRSFLTSATLTTLIDIPFAILFLVVIWYLGGPIVWVPIVTILLIIGYALLIRKPLYRRIEQTHQAAAHKNGILVEALHNLETIKTLGAAGRVQWEWEEATGEVAEKSLSARLMSASLPAITSFLVQFNTVLVVVVGVYLIKEGTMTMGDLIAIVILVSRTVAPMGQAASLIANYEDVKTVYRMMEEIVNQPVERPEAKEFVQKPHFEGKIEFKDVTFSYPDEERPAIQNVSFTIAPGERVGLIGRIGSGKSTILKLAMHLYEPDEGAVLIDDIDIKQIDPADLRANVAYVDQHVKLFRGTMKENLKYGNPYIDDERMIEAAKASGVHEFVQKHPKGYEMMIGEQGVGLSGGQKQSVAIARALMRDASIVMMDEPTNAMDQVSEARIIALFKSRFRGKTLLLSTQKLSLLEAVDRVIVMHEGKIYLDGPRDVVLKTLRGENHGKA; encoded by the coding sequence ATGAAACCGGAAAATACTGCATACGACTCACTGCTCAACTCCCTTGTCCTCTTTACGAAACTCTATCATAAACCCTACTCGGCCGAATCGTTGACCCATGGCCTGCCTCTTGAAAACGAGGAGGGCAGGCCGGTTCTGTTCAGCGTGAACAAAGCGCGGGGACTGATGTCCCGTGCGGCACAGCGTGCCGGTCTCAAATCGACATTCGTCAAAAAAGATCTCGATGAGATTTCTCCGCTCTTTTTGCCGATGATCCTGCTGCTCAAGAACAGGGAGAGCTGCATTCTGGAGAGTTTCTCTCCGGACGGAAAAGAGGCGAAGATCGTTCTTCCCGATGCGGGAGAGAGCCATGAGTGGGTGGATGTTGAGACACTCGAAAAGGAGTATACGGGCTACGGATTTTTGCTGAAGAGAATCTACGACTACGGGGAGCGGGAGCAGAAGCGGCTCAATCTTGATGTCAAACACTGGTTCTGGGATAGCATCAGGCACTCCTACAGCATCTACAAAGATGTCATCATGGCATCGATCCTTGTCAACATTTTCGTTCTGGCGACCCCGCTTTTTACCCGGACCGTCTACAACCGGGTCATCCCCAACCAGGCGGTCGAAACGCTCTGGTACTTCGCAGGCGGTGTCGTGGTCATCTATCTGATCGATCTTTTTTTGAAGCTCACCCGCACCTATTTTCTTGAAATCGCCGCCAAAAAGTCCGACATCATCATGTCGTCGGTGATCTTCGAAAAAGTACTCGACATGCAGATGAAAGCGATGCCCAAGTCGGTCGGCTCCTTCGCCAGCAATCTGAAAGACTTCGACGCGATCCGCTCTTTTTTGACATCGGCGACTCTGACGACACTCATCGATATCCCTTTCGCAATCCTTTTCCTGGTCGTCATCTGGTATCTGGGAGGCCCCATCGTCTGGGTGCCGATCGTCACGATTCTTCTGATTATCGGCTATGCGTTGCTGATCCGAAAACCGCTCTATCGCCGGATCGAGCAGACCCATCAGGCGGCCGCCCACAAAAACGGAATTTTGGTCGAGGCGCTTCACAATCTCGAAACCATCAAAACCCTCGGTGCGGCGGGCCGTGTGCAGTGGGAGTGGGAGGAAGCGACAGGTGAGGTGGCCGAAAAGAGCCTCTCGGCCCGTCTGATGTCGGCTTCCCTGCCTGCGATCACATCGTTTCTCGTTCAGTTCAATACGGTACTGGTCGTCGTGGTGGGGGTCTATCTGATCAAAGAGGGAACGATGACGATGGGAGACCTGATCGCAATCGTCATACTCGTATCAAGAACGGTGGCCCCGATGGGACAGGCCGCTTCGCTCATCGCCAATTACGAGGATGTCAAAACCGTCTACAGGATGATGGAGGAGATCGTCAATCAGCCGGTGGAGCGTCCCGAAGCGAAGGAGTTCGTCCAGAAACCGCATTTCGAAGGCAAGATAGAGTTCAAAGATGTCACCTTCAGCTATCCGGACGAGGAGCGGCCGGCCATCCAGAACGTCTCCTTCACGATCGCACCGGGAGAGAGAGTGGGGCTGATCGGTCGCATCGGTTCGGGAAAGAGCACGATTTTGAAACTGGCGATGCATCTTTATGAACCGGATGAGGGGGCCGTTTTGATCGACGACATCGATATCAAACAGATCGATCCGGCCGATCTGCGCGCCAATGTCGCCTATGTCGACCAGCATGTCAAACTCTTTCGTGGCACGATGAAGGAGAACCTCAAATACGGCAACCCCTATATCGATGACGAACGGATGATCGAGGCGGCGAAAGCGTCGGGTGTTCACGAATTTGTGCAGAAGCATCCCAAAGGATACGAAATGATGATCGGCGAACAGGGTGTCGGTCTCTCGGGAGGCCAGAAACAGAGCGTCGCCATCGCCAGGGCTCTGATGCGGGATGCCTCGATCGTTATGATGGACGAGCCGACAAACGCGATGGACCAGGTCAGTGAGGCGCGTATCATCGCGCTTTTCAAATCCCGTTTTCGCGGCAAAACGCTCCTTCTGTCGACCCAGAAACTCTCCCTGCTGGAGGCGGTCGATCGCGTCATCGTGATGCATGAAGGAAAAATCTATCTGGACGGACCGCGCGATGTGGTCCTCAAAACACTGCGAGGCGAAAACCATGGCAAAGCGTAA
- a CDS encoding TolC family outer membrane protein, whose product MRILSKIGVLMALLSVHPLFALNLQEAMLHILQTNPLIQERLKNYNATREDVTIAKSGWLPKLDYYGGVGREWGKNLYTDHDWNDYRIYENSLLLTQNIFNGWSTTHQINTQQARVLAAAYNYIEVVDDTGYRLVNYYLEVVKNRELLKIAEENIRINEEIFNKVNKLYQGGLTTKSEMEKAAASLALARSNEVVQRNNLSDALFQFKYFYGEKVDPEAFEIPDLALSLPGSYEEGRNYALNHNPSILVQRYNIKVAQEDYEEKRGRYYPSVDIRARSSWNYNMGGERDGHDDRYRVTATLSYNLFNGFADKAAIQKGVSKVQQEVMLKHDLMRKTEESFDLSWAAYEHLKNKLEHLQEYKLHAVNTLRLYSKEYEMGRRSLLDLLSAQNDLINAKSQIVMTKYGYLFSKYRILDAMGTMVPAVVGRSGIYTARVGLGPDDESKQDSLPVDILNENNTFLETLQKSVTKKEK is encoded by the coding sequence ATGAGAATATTATCGAAAATCGGGGTGTTGATGGCTCTGCTGTCGGTCCATCCGCTTTTTGCGCTCAATCTGCAGGAAGCGATGCTGCATATACTGCAGACAAATCCCCTGATCCAGGAGCGGCTTAAAAACTACAATGCGACGCGTGAAGATGTCACGATCGCAAAGAGCGGATGGCTGCCGAAACTCGACTATTACGGCGGTGTCGGACGCGAGTGGGGAAAAAACCTCTACACCGATCATGACTGGAACGATTACAGGATTTACGAAAATTCCCTTCTGTTGACGCAAAATATTTTCAACGGCTGGAGTACGACCCATCAGATAAACACCCAGCAAGCGCGTGTTCTCGCCGCAGCCTACAATTACATCGAGGTGGTCGACGACACCGGGTACCGCTTGGTGAACTACTACCTGGAAGTGGTGAAAAACAGGGAACTGCTAAAAATCGCCGAAGAGAATATACGCATCAACGAAGAGATCTTCAACAAGGTCAACAAGCTCTACCAGGGCGGATTGACGACCAAATCGGAGATGGAGAAGGCGGCCGCCTCACTGGCGCTGGCACGTTCGAACGAGGTGGTCCAGCGGAACAATCTCAGCGATGCCCTCTTTCAGTTCAAGTATTTCTACGGAGAGAAAGTCGATCCCGAAGCTTTCGAGATTCCCGATCTCGCACTTTCGCTGCCCGGCAGTTACGAAGAGGGCAGGAACTATGCGTTGAACCACAATCCTTCGATTCTCGTGCAACGCTACAATATCAAAGTGGCCCAGGAAGATTACGAGGAGAAAAGGGGCCGCTACTATCCCAGTGTCGATATCCGCGCCCGCAGTTCATGGAACTACAACATGGGGGGAGAACGGGACGGCCACGACGACCGCTACCGTGTCACGGCGACACTGTCCTACAACCTTTTCAACGGCTTCGCCGATAAAGCGGCGATACAGAAGGGTGTGAGCAAAGTGCAGCAGGAGGTGATGCTCAAACACGATCTGATGCGCAAAACCGAAGAGAGTTTCGACCTCTCCTGGGCGGCCTACGAACATCTCAAAAACAAGCTTGAACACCTGCAGGAGTACAAACTTCATGCCGTCAACACGCTGCGGCTCTACTCCAAAGAGTACGAAATGGGACGCCGTTCGCTGCTCGATCTTCTCTCTGCCCAAAACGACCTGATCAATGCGAAATCGCAGATCGTCATGACCAAATACGGCTATCTCTTCTCGAAATACCGCATCCTCGATGCGATGGGAACGATGGTACCCGCTGTCGTGGGCCGAAGCGGTATCTACACAGCCCGTGTGGGACTCGGTCCGGATGATGAGAGTAAACAGGATTCGCTGCCGGTCGATATCTTGAATGAAAACAACACATTTCTCGAAACGCTGCAGAAGAGTGTCACCAAAAAAGAGAAATGA
- a CDS encoding ArsB/NhaD family transporter, translated as MSAVMNNMPTNMIMDIAIDHGSYGGHEALTYANILGSNPGPKMTSIGSLATLL; from the coding sequence ATGAGCGCGGTGATGAACAACATGCCCACCAACATGATCATGGATATCGCCATCGACCACGGGAGCTATGGGGGTCATGAAGCCTTGACATACGCCAATATACTCGGTTCAAACCCGGGGCCCAAAATGACCTCCATCGGTTCACTTGCCACACTGCTGTAG
- a CDS encoding permease, with the protein MFGWWQKIVDGFVYGTLGLDPNSAAGSALDFFLFDTVKILLLLTVIIFLVTFVRSYFPVEKVRDWLADKHQIVGYVTAALFGIITPFCTCSAIPLFLGFLQARIPLGVTFSYLVSAPMNNEIAIAMLFTLFGWQVTALYIGFGLLVAIVAGLVIDRLDLEEEVLIKPPPMKPHTIETVEIPVAKRLKEAWAYTLDILKKVGLYVLAGVGIGAWIHGYVPADLIVRYAGGDAWYSVPLATILGVPMYSNAAGVMPLIEVLTQKGMLMGTALSFMMAITALSLPEAMILKKILSMKLIAIFFSTVAVGIMAIGYLFNVMLA; encoded by the coding sequence GTGTTCGGGTGGTGGCAGAAGATCGTCGACGGTTTCGTCTACGGCACACTGGGGCTCGACCCCAACTCCGCCGCGGGAAGTGCGCTCGATTTCTTTCTTTTCGATACGGTCAAGATTTTGCTGCTTCTTACTGTCATCATCTTTCTCGTGACCTTCGTGCGCAGCTACTTTCCCGTGGAGAAAGTGCGCGACTGGCTGGCCGACAAACACCAGATAGTGGGCTATGTCACAGCGGCGCTGTTTGGTATCATTACCCCCTTTTGCACCTGTTCGGCGATTCCGCTTTTTCTGGGTTTCCTGCAGGCGCGTATCCCGTTGGGCGTGACCTTCAGCTACCTCGTCAGCGCACCGATGAACAACGAAATCGCCATTGCCATGCTTTTTACGCTGTTCGGATGGCAAGTGACGGCGCTCTATATCGGCTTCGGGCTGCTGGTGGCTATCGTCGCCGGACTCGTCATCGACCGCCTCGACCTGGAAGAGGAGGTACTCATCAAGCCCCCGCCCATGAAACCACACACGATCGAAACAGTCGAAATACCTGTCGCCAAACGGTTGAAAGAGGCGTGGGCCTATACGCTGGATATTTTGAAAAAAGTAGGACTTTACGTGCTGGCAGGGGTGGGTATCGGTGCCTGGATTCATGGGTACGTTCCCGCTGATCTCATCGTCAGATACGCCGGTGGCGACGCCTGGTATAGCGTACCGCTGGCGACGATCCTGGGTGTGCCGATGTACTCCAACGCCGCCGGTGTCATGCCCCTGATCGAAGTGCTGACACAAAAAGGGATGCTCATGGGGACGGCACTTTCGTTCATGATGGCCATTACGGCATTGAGTTTGCCGGAGGCGATGATTTTGAAAAAGATTCTCTCCATGAAACTGATCGCGATCTTTTTTAGCACCGTTGCGGTGGGGATCATGGCCATCGGTTATCTTTTCAACGTGATGCTCGCATGA